The window AAACTAGCAATAAATTATATACGGTGTTGGCAACAGTTATTTTTCTTTCAGAGTTTTCATAAATTCTTTAATTTCCTCGTTTTCCATAAACTTTGAAAACATTGAATTCATAGTATTCGAATCTTGTATTGGATTATAATCTAATTCTAAAAGCGTTTGTGAACCTATCTGAAAATTAAAGCTCGAAGCTTCTCCATAATAACCTTTTATATTCTTTTTATATTCGGTTGTTGCTATTTTAATATTTTTTGAAAATATTTCTAAATACTTTTTAAAATCTTCTACTGTCATATTTTCAATAGACCTTTTCGTTCTCAAAGTTTCGAGATATTCTTTTGTATATAAATTATAGCCTAAAAGTTCTCGATTATCATTTTGGTTGATTTTTGTTAAAGTTTTGATAGAAGAGATTGAGTCAATTCCGTTCCAAACATATTCCAAATAATTATTGTCTTTTGACTGAACTAAAGTCATTAAAGTATAATATTCTGTAGAATCTTTTGGGTTTTCTCCAAGTAGCAATATTCTGTCTTTTAAAAATACTTTTTTAGATATTTTGGCAGCTCTTCTACCTTTGTATTTCATGTCAAAGTTGGGAAATACTTTTTGATTAATAAGACTGTCTTTTGTAATCGTAAATTCAGCAAATCCGCTTTTATTTATTAAATACCATTTTCCGTCAATGTTTTGTTCTGTTTGAGATGAACAATTCATAAAGCAAATTGATAATGTTATTAATAAGATTTTTTTCATATAATTTGCTTTTCATATTTTGAGTGAGTAATTGTTGCCAACGTTGTTGTATATGGTTTGTTGCGTGGTTTAAGCACCTAATTTAACAAATAAAAACGGAAACTAAGATTAAGCAAGAATAAATTGCAAATAGGCTAGAAGTAGCAATAAATTATATACGTTGTTGGCAGTAGTTTTTTATTTAATTATTTATTCATACATTTGCACTTAACTAATAGGTTAAGTTTTTTGGATAATTTCTACTTAATTCATAATTGCGAGATAAATAAGTTTAGAATATATCTAAACACGAGTAATGCTGATGTGATGAAAAAATTCAATCAAATTAACCGAGATGAAAAAACAGTTAAAAAATTCGTAATTGTAATTGAAGCTGTTAAAGTTAATGTTGCAAATAAATCACAATGGAATTGGGAATCAAAATGTGATTTAGGCGAAATTTATGCTATTAAAGTTGATAATCATCGATTCTACACATTGGTTTGTAAAAATCTTGGATATAGAGAATTATATATTTCGAGATATGGAAGAAAACAAACAAACTCAAACGATAAAAAGTTAATTGCTATAATAAATTCAATATCAAAAATCACAATACAAAAGCTATTAGAATGAGCAACGTAAATAAAATAGATACCACTTCTTTTGATTCTTATTTAAAGAAAAATCGAACTAAAATTGATGAGTCTTTAGTTAGTTTAAGGTTTATGAAAGAGGTTGATTATTTTCTTGATTATAATAAAATCACTCAAAGAAAGTTAGCTGACGAAATTGGTTGTACAGAGGCTTATGTTAGTCAGTTAATGTCTGGTGTAAAAAAGATAAACACCTCTTTTATTAATAAACTAGAAAAGCATTATGAAGTAAAGGTTGAATTCAAGATTTTACCTAAAAAGGAATGTAATTATATCACAAGTTTTGCAAATACATTTATTCAGATAAATATTAATATTGACGATTCATTTGAAGCATTGAATATGTTTTCTTCAAAGAATAGTCCCATTGAATATTATGAATTGGATGCTGACTCATACACAATAGAAACTAATGGATAAAGAAAATAAAAAATTAGATATAGATATTAGATATGCTAACATAAATGTTAGTAAGTTCTCTCAGTTTGATTTAAAGGATGAATTCGATAAAGAAGCCAAGCCTTTGGTCAATTTTAATAGTAATTTTCAATTCAAAGTTTTTCCTGATAAAGAAATGATTACTTGTATCGTCTCAGTAAATGTTTCTATTATTGAGACAGGTGAGTCTTTTTGTGAATTAAATGTTGAAAATGAATTTGAAATTAAACCTTTAGCTAAAATTGTAAAAATTGAAGCAGAGGATAAACATAATGTTCCTACTGAAATTTTAAGAACGATTGTTTCTTTGTCAGTTTCAACCGTTAGAGGAATTCTTTACGAGAAATCAAAAGGTTCTATCATTCAAGGCGAAGTATATCCATTAATAAATCCTATGAGTTTATTTGAAAAGAAGAATTAGCTCAAATTACTGCCAACAATTGGATATAGACAATTGTCTATATCTGTCTTATGTGTAATGCTAAGATAATAAATCTTTTATTTCCATAAATGATCTATTAGCTACATGTGTGTATATCTCAGTTGTTTTAGTAGAATTATGGCCTAGTAAAAGCTGAATATGTCTAATGTCAGTGCCGTTTTCCAATAGATGAGTAGCAAAACTATGCCTTAACATGTGAGGCGTCACTTTTTTAAGAATACCTGCTTTTTTTGTAGCTGCTGAAATAATGTTTAGTACGCTAGTAGCACTATATTTAGCTCCTCTTGGACCTTCAAAAAGATATTTTGTAGGCCTATATTCTTTATAATAGTTTTGTAGGTCTTTTAAAATACTAGGACTTAACACAGAGATACGGTCTTTATTACCTTTGGCGCTTCGAACTATTACTACCATTCTTTTACTGTCAATATCTGTAACATTAAGATTCAATAACTCTCCTCTTCGAAGTCCAGACGAGTAAAGTAGTCCAACAATACACTTGTGTTTAATGTTATTAGTGTTATTGATAACCTTTAT is drawn from Lacinutrix sp. WUR7 and contains these coding sequences:
- a CDS encoding helix-turn-helix transcriptional regulator; the protein is MSNVNKIDTTSFDSYLKKNRTKIDESLVSLRFMKEVDYFLDYNKITQRKLADEIGCTEAYVSQLMSGVKKINTSFINKLEKHYEVKVEFKILPKKECNYITSFANTFIQININIDDSFEALNMFSSKNSPIEYYELDADSYTIETNG